From one Synechocystis sp. PCC 6803 substr. PCC-P genomic stretch:
- a CDS encoding Ppx/GppA phosphatase family protein, whose product MAPSSAQIVDPCMLAAIDIGTNSVHMVIVRIDPVLATFTIVAREKDTVRLGDRDPQSNNLTPAAMNRAIAALKRCVELAKGLEVENIIAVATSATREAKNGQDFLTRVQTEVGLTVDLISGPEEARRIYLGVFSCMDFHEVPHVMIDIGGGSTELILADRRDVRFLSSTKVGAVRLTQDFVHSDPIDATELAVLRAYVRGMLERPVDEIKQRLKGGEKAQMVGTSGTIETLATMTALQKQKEVPNPIQGYSISQKDVEEWVKKLAGLNCQERFEVAGLSDRRAEIILPGAVILLEAMTMLELDSITICERALREGMIVDWMLTHGLIQDRMRFQGEIRQRGVLKIARKYQVDLGFGERVAQFATSFFDQLRGVLHDWGETEREWLWAAAILHNCGTYVSHSAHHKHSYYLIRNAELLGYTEIELELIANIARYHRRSKPKKRHDDYIKLSEPHRLAVRQLSSLLRLAVALDRRQVGAIESFDCRYDQDKRQLHLHITPKDPDDDCALELWNLDYKKVVFEEEFNTKVVATLAILLKSRQG is encoded by the coding sequence ATGGCTCCTTCCTCTGCCCAGATTGTTGACCCCTGTATGTTGGCGGCCATCGACATTGGAACCAATTCCGTTCACATGGTCATTGTCCGCATTGATCCAGTTCTGGCCACCTTTACTATTGTGGCTCGGGAAAAAGATACTGTCCGCCTAGGCGATCGGGACCCCCAATCTAATAACCTCACTCCAGCGGCCATGAATCGGGCGATCGCCGCTTTGAAACGTTGTGTGGAATTGGCCAAGGGTTTGGAAGTGGAAAACATTATCGCTGTGGCCACCAGTGCCACTAGGGAAGCCAAAAATGGCCAAGATTTTCTTACCCGGGTGCAAACGGAAGTGGGGCTAACGGTGGATTTAATTTCTGGCCCAGAGGAAGCCCGACGAATTTACCTGGGGGTATTTTCCTGCATGGATTTCCATGAAGTACCCCATGTGATGATCGACATTGGTGGCGGTTCTACGGAGCTAATTTTGGCCGATCGCCGGGACGTGCGGTTTTTAAGCAGTACCAAAGTAGGGGCGGTGCGGCTCACCCAAGACTTTGTCCACAGCGATCCCATTGATGCCACCGAATTGGCCGTGTTGCGGGCCTATGTGCGGGGCATGCTGGAGCGCCCAGTGGATGAGATTAAACAACGGCTCAAGGGAGGGGAAAAAGCTCAAATGGTGGGGACTTCCGGCACCATTGAAACCCTAGCCACCATGACCGCTTTACAAAAACAAAAAGAGGTTCCCAATCCCATTCAGGGTTACAGCATTAGCCAAAAAGATGTGGAGGAATGGGTCAAAAAATTGGCTGGTCTCAACTGCCAAGAACGGTTTGAAGTGGCGGGCCTGTCCGATCGCCGGGCGGAAATTATTTTGCCGGGGGCAGTGATTCTACTCGAAGCCATGACCATGCTGGAATTGGATAGCATCACCATCTGTGAGCGGGCGTTGCGGGAAGGCATGATCGTCGATTGGATGCTCACCCATGGGCTAATCCAAGACCGGATGCGTTTCCAGGGAGAAATTCGTCAACGGGGAGTGCTAAAAATCGCCCGCAAATACCAAGTGGATCTCGGTTTTGGGGAAAGGGTCGCCCAATTTGCCACCAGCTTTTTCGATCAACTGCGGGGAGTTTTACACGACTGGGGGGAAACGGAACGGGAATGGCTCTGGGCCGCCGCAATTTTGCATAATTGTGGTACTTATGTCAGCCACTCCGCCCACCATAAACATTCCTATTATTTAATTCGTAATGCGGAACTGCTAGGTTACACAGAAATTGAGCTAGAACTAATTGCCAATATTGCCCGTTACCATCGCCGTAGTAAGCCGAAAAAACGCCACGATGATTACATTAAATTATCTGAACCCCACCGTTTAGCGGTGCGGCAATTAAGTTCTTTGCTACGCTTAGCGGTGGCCTTGGACCGTCGCCAAGTGGGAGCCATTGAAAGCTTTGATTGTCGTTATGATCAAGATAAACGGCAGTTACATTTGCACATTACCCCCAAAGATCCCGACGATGACTGTGCCTTGGAACTATGGAATTTAGATTATAAAAAAGTTGTTTTTGAAGAAGAATTTAATACTAAAGTAGTAGCAACTCTAGCAATTTTGCTCAAATCTCGTCAGGGTTAA